A segment of the Lolium perenne isolate Kyuss_39 chromosome 3, Kyuss_2.0, whole genome shotgun sequence genome:
CAAGTGCACGTGTTTTTATAAGGATAGATCCTCCGCGATCAAGGACATGCCACAAGCTGGGCAGGCGTAAGATCCAGCATCGCTACAAACAGGACTAGATACCACAAGGTTGTACTTGTACCACAGTACCAGTATAGAGGGCAAAAGCACAAGAACTCGAACTCCAATAAGGTCCTCGccattgccaaaaaaaaaaaagatgaaacAGGAAGGTATACAAAGAATCTTATTTTCATGCACAATAAGTATATATTATTTCATTTAATTTCAGTATTGCTTTTTTTCATGATTTTAAATGTTTACTAGCAACATTTCATATAAATTACTATTTGATTCTTATGGTTTTTAGGTGTTCGCACACGAAGTGTACCCTCGACGCTGAGGGCGATGCGCAACAACATGCGCCGAGCGGGGCTCGCCAAAAGTGCGATACACAAGACCGTTCAGCGGGTTATGTGATTCCCTAGGTCGGCCTGACCGCCCGACAAAGAACGAGAAGAAAGACCAACAAAGAAGGATAAAGAGTAGATGAACACACAAAAATAGTAGATGTGTTTATTTGATTGGTGTTGGTTCAATCGTCCTCATCCCTCAAGTATATAAGGAGCGGTTGGACTTTCCGTGCAATAAAGAGGACCGGATTCATGCCGAAAACCCTAATTGGGGTCCATCTTAAATGGTTTGATTTTTTGCTTTCTTTAACTGTTAGGTTTGCAAACTTCACGTATGCTTCGATTTATATTTGAGGCAGTTTACAATTTCAGAACCAAATCATGTAAACATTAAGATGTAGAGCTTCCGCAAGTTCATGATAAGCCATCCCGATGAGATCATGAGCTTGAGCTTGCCATTCATATGGTGTTCatagatatgtgaagatgcgccaaagaagaaacttcctcatagtggattatgggggagcaattaggacttcatcaagcaagcacaatcaagaaatgtGTTTCATCTTGTTGTGGTCAAGATCTTCATCATCTATCTCAAGTGAAATGTGCAAATTTAAGGTTTTATCTTGGTAGGTTTTCTCTCTTACCGGTCTCTTGGTTTAGTTGGGAGATCGGATTATaggttagttgccgtactatcaagaggctctcgagtgagtaactcgatcacaTGATTTGGAGTGAGCTCAAACCTTTGTATctttgcatcatatttcttgcttgttatttggatcttatccatatggtgtatTAGAGCTCGTGGTTAtttccatgacaagctctagttcatcgaaaacggattatgcatgaatcacttgttgcgttttcgatattggagtttttctcggttcttTGTATTGATTGATTTCACCTCTACATTCTTGAAAAATATATACcgcacttgttcttaatattttcactctttgtggggtagctcttgtcatcatCTTTCTAACAAAATTGATTTCACCTAaacccgagtttcctaactcaagttgttgcattttctatTTTGGAGGTGTTACCATTTTGTCTCTTATAGATAGGTTAAAACTTTCCCCATTTTTTATATCctaccttgttggactatgatggttctctGTATGATCTTGTATAGCTTGTTCCAAGCCTCAAAACGAGAACAAGATCATCAAAATTGGAGtatggatgctaaagttatgctcgTTTGACTTTCAGCTTTTTTTGCATTTTCTAGTGATGGAGACTCTGGTCTGAGGCTGGAGTTTTCGGTCCTAGGCCGGAGATTCCAGTCTCGGGAGGCCCGGAGACTCCGAAGAAGTCCTCGGTCCCTGTGGCCTCAACTCCCTGctgtgtgtatgtgtgtgtgtgtgtgggggggggggggtggaggacCGTAGTCTCCGCTCTAAAATCGCTGTAATGGTCATATTTGGTGTGGTGGACCTATAAAAGGTACCGTTTCTTCCCCAAGGGCTGGTTTCTTctcccactctctctctctctctactcCATCATTGACCTTGAGAAACTTCCTCTCCCtctaatccctccatgattcttgcccgtatttgagaaaaaagagagaggagatctagatctatatattgaccaatcaaatccctctctttgtgaggggaattcactagatctagatcttggagaaatttcgtgttcctcctcctatttgttcttcctatcttattcccccaatagattttgtagctttgttggaatttaagagagaaggatttgagcatctttgtgttattcttgccattgcattttgtgtatcggtttgacttctccgcgtgatacgtggaggtgaaagttcatGAGTATATTACTTCaggagcttgttcctcttgggtctttggaccctagatggcttagtggtctttgtggttTTATTGGGGACTACAATTAATTTGTGGAGATTCTTCGAGGGCAAGACATTTGTGGTGATTTATTGGGAGACTCCAATTAAGTTATGGAGATAGcctcaagctttgtgcgggttcggtgaccaccctaaggttccatagtggatcgaggtctTCCCCTTTGGCGGGTAGACTCGAGTAGAATACagtgaggccttcgtggcgtttggaGTGCTTTGTCCTCCACACTGCTCCAACGGAgactagcactcgcaagagtgtgaaccttgggatacatcatcgtctccACGTCACCTGGTTGTTCCTGTAACCAaaatctttacttatgcacttactttgtgatagccatcctgcttgaagttatatatcttgctattacATAGTTCCTTATCTTGACTAGCATAACTTGTTGGTGtacataggtgaaccctagttatataggttttgggcttgacaaagtaaacagtATTTTTATTCCGCATTTATTAAGCCCATAATCGCAAAAAAAtttaaccgcctattcaccccctctaggcggtATCATGTCCTTTCACTGACATTCTCCTGGTGTGTATGTGTGGGGTGGGGGGTACTATGGGTCGGATATTTGGGAATCCGCTGGTCCAGATGGTACGCCCTCTGGGAGTAGACCTATTTCTGGGCATCTTCTAGGACATCATCTTCTAAGGCATCTTCAGGCCAGATAATTTGCCCCTTACTGGGAGAATCCTTTTTTTTTTGCCTCCTTTCTTGATTTCTCCTCAACATATTACACACACACCAAAAGAAAACCCTCCTAGTCCTAGAGCAGACTAAAACTCAATGAAGATCTTTCAATTTTGGTGGGTCATCAATCGTCACGTGTTAGATTGAAATACTTGCACACTTTCGTGTGTTGACACAAATACACAAAACCTCGAGGGATAGAGCTTGCTCTTTCAAATACAAACACATGAGGAATCTGCAAGGTAGACCATGATAGGAGCATCCTAAAAACTTCGTAGAAAATATCTGAAAGAAAAGAGAATACCACGAGTAATTCCTTTGGGGTCCATATAAACAGACCAAAACCTTGCAATTGCCGCCAATCTCCAGCGTTGGCATAACGCCCGCCAGAAGAGGAGCCAAGCTTCGAACATCGGAAAATCCACATGAGTTGGAGCATAGCCAAGAGTAAATATCTCATCATCTAAGAAAACAATGCCGTGAGATTTTTCATATTTCCAAATTCCTGAATCCGTTAGTTGCAAATCAACCAACATTTAAGTAGGTGCTCGGCTATTACTCGATCAAATGAGAAATAGTTGTTTCTCATGATAACTAGTTGAATGTCTGTGCGTTGCCACGGTCCAACAAATTTATGACAGTTATCTATGTTTGTTTACTTCCTGTAAGTGACTATCATCTAACATTTTTTAAAGTTTCTTTCCTCTATGCACATTAAAAATCTTGACTATGGTGCCTATGCATGTGATAAAATGCATATTGTGCAGATATCCAAAAGGATAGGAAAGACACATTTTAAGCTTTACTAAATTAACACATGCCGGCCATATCAAACTGTACAAAATGCTAATAGCTTTCAGTATTAGGACATATCATTTCCTACCTTCCAGTGCTAAATTACTTGGTGAGCCCAACATGCATATTACAAATTATCATTCTAAAGGCCAACTCAACTTTCATAAATAAATTGGTATACTGACCTTTCTTTATGTTTGGCTAATAATGAGACATCCATACATTTTCTCGTAACTTGAATATTTGCAAGAACATCATTACTATACAGACGTGATAGATAGCAAAATTTTCCAGCCATTTTGTAGTGCGGCAGTAAGTTTTATTGACATTCTCAGAACAaaaaaaacatggaaatttggCAAGTCTGCCACAAGCAGTGTGCTAACAAAAGAATGGACAAACTCAAAAGAAATAGTGTAATCAATAATTTTCAAAGGACTCCTCTATTGTTGATGTGCAATTCACACATGAGAAAGCTCCTCTATTGTTGATGAGAGCCAATTTGGTGCAGAGGTGTCCCTAGCATCTTCTGAGAGCAGCCCTAGTGACCTCCAACATGCATCAATGCAGGCAATGAAGGAATACAACTGAATAAAAAAGCAATTGAATCAAGAGGAACCGAAACTGTAGGAGAGAGATGGAGAGCTATGTGGAGCAAACATTGTAAGCTGCTGGTACCAACAGGTTGCAAGAAATATTTTGGTATAGACTTGAAGTTCCATATAGTGATGCATACTTTATGTTGGAATATACAGTAAAAAAATAAATTAATGAGGGAATCAGTAGGGAAGCAtgtatttattttcttttgttataAGTGCATTTAATGAAATTGTTAACTACTTAATATTTAGATTAGAACATTTAGAGCGTGCATTAATCCTTTTGAGCTGAAGCGTGTATTACTCTCTGTATGATACAAAACTGATCAAGCTAAAAGTTTTTTGTCAGAAGATTCTTCATGCTTAGTaagtgcacaagatcatcgagctGCATTAGTCCCAAATAAGGCGCGTAGCCCAAGCCTAGAAAATGGAGTGATACTTCTGGCTGTCATAAACAACGATGCCTTAGCTAATACCCAACATTAGCGTGGCTTGACAGAACTACGCTTACTTCCAAGTAAACACCAAGAGTATTACATTATCAAGAAAGTGTATTTTTTGACTAATAAAGAGAACTATCATTAAAAGGGGTCAAGACTACGTCTAGTATTACTTTTACAGTCCATGGAGAAGAAAACAGGACAACAAAGATGCACAACTGTATCCTGATACTTCCAAAGTATGTCATCTTTTACGGTCCATGTATCTTGTACCTTAATATCGCAAGCAAATTAGAAGGTTGTGGAGCAGGAAGGGCCTCAAGTAAGCCCTTAGGGCTCTTTGACCGATTGGTATCCTCAATTTTCAATAACAGTAGTAAACACCACAAGATACTATGTGTAGCATGGTGTGATCTCTTTGATTCTTTGAACATCCCCTTGTCGAATCTACATGTTAGACTAAAACACAGAATATTTCTACATGATCCGCATTGCTAACAACAATTGTACCTTCTTTTATTATTTTCTTAAGATGGATGGGTGCGGCAACATGCACTTCCATGGTATATTCTAACAAATAATATGTGAGCTTTTCTTTTGGTAATAAGGAAAAAAGGATCAAAATCAAAGAAAACGTATGCTGACTTATCGGCGATTCATGTCCCAATTATTCTACCATAGAGAAATCTGCAATCTGTAGAGCTAAACAAAACCACAAGTATTGTTTAGAGCTGAATCATTTTGGAACAATTTTTTCTTGTACATAGAAATTTACATTGTAATGTTTAACCATTTATATTAAGAATATAGGTACCATGACAACAGTTCATACTGGGGAATGTGCACTCTCTTTTCCCTGACTGAGATGGAAGTGTAGGCTTCAGCCTAGAATCATTGTTGTGAAGGAGCAAACGAAATTTCTTTGTCAAGCGATTAACATAAAAGTGAGCTGATAGCTGGATCTAGATAATATAGGAAAATTTAAGTGAGTATACTGCAGTAGTAACAGCTAAATTGACATGGCATTCATCAGCAGGAACCAACTACAATTTATTCAAGAAATGCAGTGGAAGAAAAACCGAAGACCGCGTACTTCACTGGAGTTTTTGAAGTGCCCTTAGACGTACTTCATTTCCATTCCACGCAGCATGTCCCTGGTACCTGGTCCCTTCTGACTCATGACTTCGTTGGGCCTTTCCAGGCTATCTAGGAGCAGTAGCACACGTCCAGCAGCGCGGCGACGCCTGCCCATGAACCATCTCCCATCTACTGTAAGTGTGGCACCTGCTGGCTGCTGCAGCCTCATCGATGTGCAGAGATAGCGCAACTTGACCGGCGGAAGAATGTGGCTCCACTGTGCCGGCACACCACCTGCTCCTGTTGCAGGGGCAACGGGATGACGCCAGGTTGCAGCAGCTGCATCATGCTAACAGTGGTGAGGTGATGAGCCACATGGAAGTGAGGCAGGAGAGAAAATGAGCAGCAACATCGGTATGGTTTTGCCTGCTGCATCGGCGCCGCCCTTCTCGGCAGACCACCCTTTCTGGTTCCCTTGTAGCTCTAAATTATCATATTCACTGCCAGTCGATCAGCTGCAACCATGGAGAAGAACTTCATGATAAATTCTACTGATTGAAATTTGTAATCAGAGCTCGTGGAACCATGGAAAAGTGTGATTCAATTCTTATATTCGTGCTGATGCTAACATATTCACGAAAAATCAACTTACGAGATCCATGATCCATCAGGAGCAAATTGTACATTTGGAGTTTTGGACACATCGAACACCATCTCCTTCTCGCGCACATCACCTCTGTATTCGTTAGATGATGATGGCAAATAGTGAAACacattgcacatatcatttgcttCACACAATGACAGAAGCAAGAACAATATCGATTTAATTTCCATATTCTCCTCTAAAAAACGAAGTAGTCCCATAACTGAAATTGCGTAATCAATATAATGCAATATAATGCAGGTTATATGATGCAATATAATGCAGGTCACTCACCTGCCTGCAGCTGACACAGATGTCGGGATAATGGCACCATGGAGGTGCGGACACAAGAGCGTCGACGAACCTAGTGGCACCATGGATCTGCTACTCCTGCCTGTGGCGGCGAGGAATATTGTCGACAGGCGCTAGTGTGGGCTGATATTGAGTCGGCGTCACGTGGTGAGGACGCTGAGGAGGGACGGTGCCGGTCAAAGAATGTTGCTTTGTAAATATTGTAACAACCTATTTTATTCAATCCATGAAACAGCGGGAGATTCCTTCAGTGAAGTTATCAAAAGAGATGCTTCTACCGTTTGTAGAATTCGATAATTTTGGGTTAGTGAGACTCTTCTTATCCTAGGCCCATAATCACACACCCAAGCCCAACAAGAAGGCCATGAATACAAAATTAGACTTGAGAGAGGAAACGGAAAATGCATACAATAGAGGTTAGAGATGAGATCGAGCCGACGGAGGAGGTGGTGTACCAGGCCGCTACGGGGACCAGCCGCGTCATCCTCGATGCCAGACCATCAGGCAGAGCTAGGGCTACGTGGGAGCAAAACAACGATCTCAGGTGATGGACTTGCGGGGGATGACGACCAGTAGAATTTTGATCCCGGTGTAGAATTTGGCATTGGTGGCGCGGCTCCGGTCTCAAGTCGGGGAAGGACGGTCGACTCCCAAGTAGGAGCTCCCCTAGGTCCGCAAAGCCGGAGATCACCTCCGCAGCGGCGGCGGCTCTTCGTAGTGGACTGGTGTAGCAGTGTGGGAACTCGGTGCGGTGGTAGCAGCACGGCCGGGACCTCGATGTggtgggcggtggcggcggcgacgctGTGCGTGATTGTGGACAGAGGAAAAGAGGGAAGCTGTTTTCTTTCCTTTTCATTTTTCCACGATATTAAATATCCGTGATTATGGCGATTTCTTATTTTTGGTATTACATATGACTGATTATGAAAGATCTTGACCTGCCAGTGCAGCGGTCCATCGGATGGTTACAATGACTGATTATGAAAGATCTTGACCTGCCAGTGCAGCAGTCCATAAGAGACATCAAACATTTTTGACGACGTACGGACTCACATATAATAGTAAAGAATACAACGTTCCTAATTTTAGGCAATAAATTCCTAAGGAAACCAAGTAAGGAAATGCCCCTGATTTTGTTTCCTAATTATTTGTATCATGATTGATTGATGGCATGAGCGTTAAAGAATGCTGTCAGATTGTTTCCTTATTAATTCGTAGCGTGATCGATTGTTTCCATGATTGTTGCGGGATTGGATGTCAAACGGAGACCGGAGACCGTAGGATTAGATTGGACGGATAGGATGCTttcaatgacgaccaccaaagtgcgttgagtgtcaaacgatcaactcccatttaatagtaaagataataaAAATCTACAAGAATATGTCCTTTTTTTCTTGTTTTGAATGAAGGGTATAAAAGATCTTTCATAATCAGTCCTAAACCATGTATTTGTGATGCACACATCAGCTGCGGTGCAAATCGTCACGCATGACACGATACATGAGTGCACCTCCTACATTTACCCCCACTCCCCCAGCCTCACCTACCTTGTAAGAGCATCTTCAACAGGCGTACTGATTTTCTTAGCGCGCGCGGTGTTTTCGCGCGTCCGCTGGAGGTTCGCACGCCCGCACGCCAAATCGGCGATTTATTTAGCGCGCGTTCCTTTTACCGCTCCTGTTGGAGGTGCTCTAAATGCGAAAATCTCATCAGATTCGCTGTAAGATTTGAGTGAGTTGCCCGAGATATTAGGTGATCGACGACAGGAATCACATTAGTTTTGGGATTCTTGAAGATCTAGGCTGCCAAGGCCCCTCCATCCAACCCGTCCATTCGATGATCGGATGGCCCCCGTGACGGGCGTGCATGCATTGCACTCGGCTCGACCCGAGCAACCACATTTAAAATCCTGCACCACCGAAAAATCAGCTAATCAATTTGAAACACAGCGAAAATCTTGCCCTTGCAAGATAAGAAGCATATCTTGAATTGAATATTACTGTTCGTCGCAAGAACGTATTACACTGCTAGTAGTATATCTCTAACTTTAACTCGTTTCCAAACCGAGCACGACTCCGTTCCAAAAATGTAAACGAGCAAAAGCAGCCCAGCAGGAGGAATATGGAGGATCAGCTGGCGCAATAACCGCCTGACATTCTTGGCATGAATGTTGCGGATACGCTCGATCATAGCTAATCTCCTGCAGGTGCAAATGTAAGGAAGGAACACCGCCGCGATCCCCTACGCAGATCGAGACTCGAGAGCCTTGTGTAAATAAAATCTGTAATCTGAACCAGGAGGTTCCATGGTAGTCTAGCTTATAAATAGGTGCCAGAGCTTTAGGAAGACAGGAGAGGCTCGAGATCTCCCATTGCTACGTGTGTGATCACGAATTGGTGCGTGAATACATCACACACACGCTTGCAATCGTATAGCGCGTGCCTACCAATCCTCTCGGAACTGTAAACCATGGTATGTGTGTCGATTCAGTTCACTATTGATCATCAGCTCGATCAAAAGCACTTGTAGATCCTGTTCTTATCTGCTACTAGTATATGCTGATTTACCTGACGGATATCTCCAAAACGTTAGAGCATCCCGGCGGAGCGTACCTTCTTCTtggtgctgctgctgctcgtGTTGGCAGCCGTTCAATCAGCAGCGCAGCAAGGAAAAAGATACAGCGTCATGGATTTCCATGCTGCTGGGGATGGCAGCACAGATGATGCAAAGGTAACACGAGCGTCAAGCTGATCTACGATTCTGGCTTCACCATCACATTGCTGATCAAATTTTGTGCATCTTCTGTGCGTCCTAAGGCGTTCGCGGCGACATGGAACGCAACTTGCGGCGACAGCTGCAGTCCGACCATGGTCATCCCTGGAGGAAAGACGTTCTTGCTAAGCCAGATCATGTTGGATGGACCCTGCAAGTCTCCTGTCAGCGTGGAGGTAAACACTTGTGGACGATCAGGCTGAGCTTCGTGCATCATCCATCCGTCTGTAATAAGCAATAGATAACTGGATCAGTGTTTCTGTGCAGCTGGACGGGAAGATCGTGGCGCCAAACTCCATCTGGACGACGGCAGCAGCGAACCTCCTTACCTTCTACAGCGTAAACAACCTCACGGTGAACGGGAGCGGCCAGATGGACGGTAACGGCGACATCTGGTGGACTTGCTTCAACCAAAAGGTACGTAGGCTCCTCGGCAGATATTTTTCACTTGTTTCTCTTTCTCTATTCATTTGCAACAAACTGATAGTCACCTCTCATTTTTTTTGACAGAAATGCCATGTCCGGCCAATTGTAAGTGCAcacaacaaacatctctttcagtTCCAGCCTCTAACTGGTCAAGGTAGACAGCATGTTTATGTATTTGGCTGGACTGGACACTAAGTCTTGTGTTCATGAAATCAGTTGCTGGCATTCGCAAGCTGCAACAACCTATCCGTGAAGAACATACACCTGAAGGACAGCCCCGACAAGCACATGACCTTGTTCCGGTGCAGCCAGGTGCAGGTGAACAACGTGTCCGTCAGGGCGCCCGGCGACAGCCCTAACACGGACGGGATCAACATGGCCTTATCCGACCACGTTTATATCTCGAATTGCTCTATCCAAACCGGTACAGTCCTTTCAGCAGCCCTTAAAATCCATACATGTATATACTGAACTCTGTCCTCAAATGTGTTGTTTTGGAAAACTACTGACATTGCAAAAATGCAGGAGATGATTGCGTGTCGATCCTATCTGGCACCAGTGATGTTATTGTCACTAACAGCACGTGTGGGCCTGGTCATGGCATCAGGTAAACTATACAACCATGCGGCCCGTGCTGAACAAATACTGATGAACTTCTTCCCTAGCAGTAACAGACATTGAGCTAAGAAGCTTTCTGATCTTATTATGTAGCGTGGGAAGCCTTGGAGGTGATGGTACGACATCACTTGTGGAAAGGATTACAGTATCCAACTGCAGCTTCTCCAAAACGTTGACTGGTGTGAGGATCAAATCGTGGCAGGTAACACTAAAGCGGCATCTACATGCCTTgtgcataagagcatctccactcctgACCCCAATAGGGCGTCCGGCACCTGATAGTATGGGGGTACTAGCGCGCGTAACCCCTAAATAGGGGGCACCAGCGcccagccgcatcccccaaaCGTCCACCCCCaaatttcaaatttaaaaacGCCAATCAAATAGATTTCGCCTCCACAAAATGATCAatgtcttgacgaacacatcgtcGCAAATCGCGACATAGAAATGTCTAGAGAAATAAACAAAAAGAGGCACGCAGGTCGGTCGGTATTAGATAGCCGCGGGAATCAAGCAATTTCCTCCATCGGGGAATCGGGGACGATGGTGGGCGTCGTCGGCGTAGCGGTCGGCGATGGTGGTGTGGCAGTCAGTGGGGAAGCGTCTGTGGCTGTTGGAGTAGTAGTCGTCGCCGGAGTCGCGGTGATGGGCTAGGGCTCGGGGGGAGCTCGACTCTCAGCTAAGATCGTGGCATGCTGCGCAGCAGCGTATCACGCCTTGACATCGTCGTCCATGCCGTTGGTGTTGACAAGCATGATTGCCAagttctccttcctcttcttggcGACGATGTTGGCCTTGATCAGTTCGAGTTTGATGTTCTGCCTCTCCATGACCGACGCCCATCATGTTAACGCCACCTCCTCCATCTTTG
Coding sequences within it:
- the LOC127341177 gene encoding probable polygalacturonase At1g80170 encodes the protein MSIPAERTFFLVLLLLVLAAVQSAAQQGKRYSVMDFHAAGDGSTDDAKAFAATWNATCGDSCSPTMVIPGGKTFLLSQIMLDGPCKSPVSVELDGKIVAPNSIWTTAAANLLTFYSVNNLTVNGSGQMDGNGDIWWTCFNQKKCHVRPILLAFASCNNLSVKNIHLKDSPDKHMTLFRCSQVQVNNVSVRAPGDSPNTDGINMALSDHVYISNCSIQTGDDCVSILSGTSDVIVTNSTCGPGHGISVGSLGGDGTTSLVERITVSNCSFSKTLTGVRIKSWQGGNGKANGFVFENLNMTDVQFPIDIDQFYCPRGNCPPQNSAVAISDAKFINIQGTSSNPEAIQIMCSQSVQCRGIYLDNVNLTSSSRTAQTRATISNAYGTVGGMVKPHVQFLGA